Proteins encoded in a region of the Gemmatimonadota bacterium genome:
- a CDS encoding DNA-binding protein yields METPLQLDESLAGVPTERRELIEVFLERVWPFLVSSLTTSSSSLLRSVLAAPTHAGTLARFLSEVASDEAVAALDPLAAAFARAGDIQETLLKKAGGTWLAGEVAEHLAITRQAVDKRRKRGSLLAVEVRSWHRYPLCQFSEGGVVDGLPEVLKAIDTDSGWTRLSVLLSPTLRSDSADDADMESSVLDALRQGHKAEALHAAASWGRHEAV; encoded by the coding sequence ATGGAAACTCCGCTTCAGCTTGACGAGTCTCTCGCGGGAGTGCCCACCGAGCGGCGTGAGCTCATCGAGGTGTTCTTGGAACGCGTCTGGCCGTTTCTCGTCAGCTCCCTGACCACGTCGTCATCGAGTTTGCTGCGAAGTGTCTTGGCGGCTCCCACGCACGCCGGCACGCTGGCGCGCTTTCTCTCTGAGGTGGCGAGCGACGAGGCGGTGGCCGCCCTTGACCCCCTCGCGGCAGCGTTTGCTCGGGCCGGCGATATCCAGGAGACCCTGCTGAAGAAGGCGGGTGGGACATGGCTTGCCGGGGAGGTGGCCGAGCACCTCGCCATCACCAGGCAAGCGGTCGACAAGCGCCGCAAGCGGGGCTCGCTCCTCGCCGTGGAGGTCAGAAGTTGGCATCGGTATCCGCTCTGCCAGTTCAGCGAGGGTGGCGTGGTCGACGGTCTGCCGGAGGTGCTCAAAGCAATCGATACGGACAGCGGCTGGACTCGCCTCTCTGTCCTACTGTCTCCGACCCTCCGATCCGATTCGGCGGATGATGCGGATATGGAGAGCTCTGTCCTCGACGCCCTCCGGCAAGGCCATAAGGCCGAGGCACTTCATGCTGCTGCATCGTGGGGGCGCCATGAGGCGGTGTGA
- a CDS encoding RES family NAD+ phosphorylase, protein MPPGDFTSRTLPVSDFAPGDILFRIHRDDGRDPLHFGRAKLAHQRARFHGPRGQYGVCYLGVKPETAFVETLLRYPGGQLVSMSDLAARKLARVEVTRDLRVADLTGPGLVLIGGTAEISSTRDYTLSWAWSRAVYEHPDGVDGILYRCRHDDDQLAVALFGRARTAVRVQDSKPLIGDLRWLGELAGRYKFGLAP, encoded by the coding sequence ATGCCTCCGGGCGATTTCACGTCCCGGACACTCCCGGTTTCAGACTTCGCTCCCGGGGACATCCTCTTTCGGATCCACCGCGATGATGGAAGAGATCCGCTTCATTTTGGACGCGCCAAATTGGCCCACCAACGAGCACGGTTCCATGGTCCGCGAGGCCAATACGGAGTCTGCTATCTCGGTGTGAAGCCTGAGACAGCCTTTGTAGAAACGCTCCTGCGATACCCTGGCGGCCAGCTTGTCTCGATGTCAGATCTCGCTGCGCGCAAGCTAGCCCGAGTCGAAGTCACTCGAGATCTGCGGGTGGCGGATCTCACCGGTCCAGGGTTGGTTCTTATTGGAGGAACTGCTGAGATCAGTTCTACTCGCGATTACACCCTTTCTTGGGCATGGTCACGAGCTGTGTATGAGCATCCCGACGGGGTGGATGGAATCCTCTATCGTTGCCGACACGATGACGACCAACTCGCCGTGGCACTGTTCGGGCGAGCCCGAACCGCGGTGCGGGTTCAGGACAGCAAACCCCTCATCGGGGATCTCAGGTGGCTCGGTGAGCTCGCGGGACGGTACAAGTTTGGGCTGGCGCCCTGA